In Papio anubis isolate 15944 chromosome 17, Panubis1.0, whole genome shotgun sequence, the following are encoded in one genomic region:
- the SEPTIN4 gene encoding septin-4 isoform X1: MGSTQKGTIYQMVKTNKPGAKVAVSAQRGSEVTTNTSPQRGHGYILASSHRSAAVSLNPSHRRSEAAHPTTPHSASDYPRSVSLQSGPGHYAVPTPRVTETGPRTESSRHSSPPRKNQQTQTLASHASSRLRNVSPPGEEAARRGGESKSGREVGHHASSIPDAKSTRRLSFQDQKDNLQSQILQDDPPSKVQNPQGVRVPRRILTYPKDEAVQTEPIQRITTASEIRSPRSPSRPEHRSSCVSADYQTAQRKVPVEESETGPYSSIPSKPKALYRNMNLDSSLKLSVLKDSDGVHRVSTRVDPESLHKYSVYPETKPSTKVLVSSQVESNVRAPIRGNNEVGRRVTISPGVQSVEPTHRVTAQSVSEGSHKSSMFVTPEPIYKQQTPKPPETTYMSQGPTPRYPELSQKPSIHAELELTPRPLPPRSLPRYGPDSSWWPLLNPEVETPQSQPTTPDFELKCSPSLDPLLSGFKIDSSPFCEDLKFQREKASLSPPSPPKEFPSWAPLNKVPQTPKHTCKQPIQRFSAFFLDVSEEMYNRVIWWLKDEEIKRFLEDTTDDGELSKFVKDFSGNESCHPPEAKTWASRPQVPEPRPQAPDLYDDDLEFRPPSWPQSADNQQYFCAPAPLSPSARPRSPWGKLDPYDSSEDDKEYVGFATLPNQVHRKSVKKGFDFTLMVAGESGLGKSTLVNSLFLTDLYRDRKLLGAEERIMQTVEITKHAVDIEEKGVRLRLTIVDTPGFGDAVNNTECWKPVAEYIDQQFEQYFRDESGLNRKNIQDNRVHCCLYFISPFGHGLRPLDVEFMKALHQRVNIVPILAKADTLTPPEVDRKKRKIREEIEHFGIKIYQFPDCDSDEDEDFKLQDQALKESIPFAVIGSNTVVEARGRRVRGRLYPWGIVEVENPGHCDFVKLRTMLVRTHMQDLKDVTRETHYENYRAQCIQSMTRLVVKERNRNKLTRESGTDFPIPAVPPGTDPETEKLIREKDEELRRMQEMLHKIQKQMKETY; the protein is encoded by the exons ATGGGATCTACTCAGAAAGGCACAATCTATCAGATGGTCAAGACAAATAAACCTGGGGCCAAGGTAGCAGTTTCAGCACAGAGAGGGTCTGAGGTTACTACTAACACATCCCCTCAGCGGGGACATGGGTACATTCTTGCCTCAAGCCATCGAAGTGCTGCAGTCTCCCTGAACCCTTCCCACCGAAGATCAGAAGCTGCACATCCCACCACTCCCCATTCGGCATCAGACTATCCTCGATCTGTCTCCCTCCAGTCAGGGCCTGGACACTATGCGGTACCCACTCCTCGGGTAACCGAGACTGGACCAAGAACAGAATCATCCCGCCATTCCTCTCCTCCTAGAAAGAACCAGCAAACTCAGACACTGGCTTCCCATGCTTCAAGCAGACTACGGAATGTTAGTCCACCTGGAGAGGAAGCAGCACGAAGAGGCGGTGAGAGCAAGTCAGGGCGCGAGGTCGGCCATCATGCCTCATCAATCCCAGATGCCAAATCTACTCGTCGGTTGAGTTTTCAAGATCAGAAGGATAACTTACAATCACAAATCTTACAAGATGACCCACCATCCAAGGTCCAGAACCCCCAAGGAGTCAGAGTTCCCCGTAGGATTTTGACTTACCCAAAGGATGAAGCAGTACAAACTGAGCCCATCCAAAGGATTACGACTGCTAGCGAGATCAGATCTCCAAGGAGTCCCTCTCGCCCAGAGCACAGAAGCAGCTGTGTCTCTGCAGACTATCAGACAGCCCAGAGAAAGGTCCCTGTAGAAGAATCAGAAACAGGTCCTTACAGTTCAATTCCTTCAAAACCCAAGGCCTTGTATAGGAATATGAACTTGGACTCATCACTCAAACTCTCTGTCCTTAAAGATTCTGATGGTGTACACCGAGTTTCTACACGGGTAGACCCTGAGTCTCTTCACAAGTATTCTGTCTATCCTGAAACCAAGCCCTCCACAAAGGTCTTAGTATCATCACAGGTGGAGTCCAATGTGAGGGCCCCAATCCGAGGAAACAACGAGGTTGGCCGCAGGGTCACCATCTCCCCAGGGGTACAGTCAGTAGAGCCAACTCACCGTGTGACAGCTCAATCAGTGTCTGAGGGCTCCCACAAGTCATCCATGTTTGTCACTCCAGAGCCCATCTATAAACAGCAAACCCCAAAACCCCCAGAAACTACCTACATGTCCCAAGGACCTACACCCAGGTATCCAGAACTCTCGCAAAAGCCCTCCATCCATGCAGAACTGGAACTGACCCCTCGGCCCTTGCCTCCTCGGTCCTTACCTAGGTACGGACCTGACTCCTCATGGTGGCCCTTGCTGAATCCTGAAGTTGAAACACCCCAAAGCCAGCCGACAACACCTGATTTTGAGCTTAAGTGTTCTCCTTCCCTAGATCCTTTATTGTCCGGTTTTAAAATAGACTCTAGCCCTTTCTGTGAGGATCTGAAGTTCCAGAGAGAGAAGGCAAGCCTATCACCACCGTCACCACCAAAGGAGTTTCCAAGTTGGGCACCACTGAATAAAGTGCCACAGACCCCCAAGCACACCTGCAAACAACCCATTCAAAGGTTTAGTGCTTTCTTCCTGG ATGTCTCAGAGGAAATGTACAATCGTGTCATCTGGTGGCTGAAAG ATGAGGAG ATCAAGCGTTTCCTGGAGGACACCACGGATGATGGAGAACTGAGCAAGTTCGTGAAGGATTTCTCAGGAAATGAGAGCTGCCACCCACCAGAGGCTAAGACCTGGGCATCCAGGCCCCAAGTCCCGGAGCCAAGGCCCCAGGCCCCAGACCTCTATGATGATGACCTGGAGTTCAGACCCCCTTCGTGGCCCCAGTCCGCTGACAACCAGCAGTACTTCTGTGCCCCAGCCCCTCTCAGCCCATCCGCCAGGCCCCGCAGCCCATGGGGCAAGCTTGATCCCTATGATTCCTCTGAG GATGACAAGGAGTATGTGGGCTTTGCAACCCTCCCCAACCAAGTCCACCGAAAGTCCGTGAAGAAAGGCTTTGACTTTACCCTCATGGTGGCAG GAGAGTCTGGCCTGGGCAAATCCACACTTGTCAATAGCCTCTTCCTCACTGATCTGTACCGGGACCGGAAACTCCTTGGTGCTGAAG AGCGGATCATGCAAACCGTGGAGATCACTAAGCATGCAGTGGACATAGAAGAGAAGGGTGTGAGGCTGCGGCTCACCATTGTGGACACACCAGGTTTTGGGGATGCAGTCAACAACACAGAATG CTGGAAGCCTGTGGCAGAATACATTGATCAGCAGTTTGAGCAGTATTTCCGAGATGAGAGTGGCCTGAACCGAAAGAACATCCAAGACAACAGGGTGCACTGCTGCCTGTACTTCATCTCACCCTTTGGCCACGG GCTCCGGCCATTGGATGTTGAATTCATGAAGGCCCTGCATCAGCGGGTCAACATCGTGCCTATCCTGGCTAAGGCAGACACACTGACACCTCCAGAAGTGGACCGAAAGAAACGCAAA ATCCGGGAGGAGATTGAGCATTTTGGAATCAAGATCTATCAGTTCCCAGACTGTGACTCTGATGAAGATGAGGACTTCAAATTGCAGGACCAAGCCCTAAAG GAAAGCATCCCATTTGCAGTAATCGGCAGCAACACTGTAGTAGAGGCCAGAGGGCGGCGAGTTCGGGGTCGACTCTACCCCTGGGGCATCGTGGAAG TGGAAAACCCAGGGCACTGCGACTTTGTGAAGCTGAGGACAATGCTGGTACGTACCCACATGCAGGACCTGAAGGATGTGACGCGGGAGACACATTATGAGAACTACCGGGCACAGTGCATCCAGAGCATGACCCGCCTGGTAGTAAAGGAACGCAATCGCAA CAAACTGACTCGAGAGAGTGGTACCGACTTCCCCATCCCTGCTGTCCC
- the SEPTIN4 gene encoding septin-4 isoform X3, which produces MYNRVIWWLKDEEIKRFLEDTTDDGELSKFVKDFSGNESCHPPEAKTWASRPQVPEPRPQAPDLYDDDLEFRPPSWPQSADNQQYFCAPAPLSPSARPRSPWGKLDPYDSSEDDKEYVGFATLPNQVHRKSVKKGFDFTLMVAGESGLGKSTLVNSLFLTDLYRDRKLLGAEERIMQTVEITKHAVDIEEKGVRLRLTIVDTPGFGDAVNNTECWKPVAEYIDQQFEQYFRDESGLNRKNIQDNRVHCCLYFISPFGHGLRPLDVEFMKALHQRVNIVPILAKADTLTPPEVDRKKRKIREEIEHFGIKIYQFPDCDSDEDEDFKLQDQALKESIPFAVIGSNTVVEARGRRVRGRLYPWGIVEVENPGHCDFVKLRTMLVRTHMQDLKDVTRETHYENYRAQCIQSMTRLVVKERNRNKLTRESGTDFPIPAVPPGTDPETEKLIREKDEELRRMQEMLHKIQKQMKETY; this is translated from the exons ATGTACAATCGTGTCATCTGGTGGCTGAAAG ATGAGGAG ATCAAGCGTTTCCTGGAGGACACCACGGATGATGGAGAACTGAGCAAGTTCGTGAAGGATTTCTCAGGAAATGAGAGCTGCCACCCACCAGAGGCTAAGACCTGGGCATCCAGGCCCCAAGTCCCGGAGCCAAGGCCCCAGGCCCCAGACCTCTATGATGATGACCTGGAGTTCAGACCCCCTTCGTGGCCCCAGTCCGCTGACAACCAGCAGTACTTCTGTGCCCCAGCCCCTCTCAGCCCATCCGCCAGGCCCCGCAGCCCATGGGGCAAGCTTGATCCCTATGATTCCTCTGAG GATGACAAGGAGTATGTGGGCTTTGCAACCCTCCCCAACCAAGTCCACCGAAAGTCCGTGAAGAAAGGCTTTGACTTTACCCTCATGGTGGCAG GAGAGTCTGGCCTGGGCAAATCCACACTTGTCAATAGCCTCTTCCTCACTGATCTGTACCGGGACCGGAAACTCCTTGGTGCTGAAG AGCGGATCATGCAAACCGTGGAGATCACTAAGCATGCAGTGGACATAGAAGAGAAGGGTGTGAGGCTGCGGCTCACCATTGTGGACACACCAGGTTTTGGGGATGCAGTCAACAACACAGAATG CTGGAAGCCTGTGGCAGAATACATTGATCAGCAGTTTGAGCAGTATTTCCGAGATGAGAGTGGCCTGAACCGAAAGAACATCCAAGACAACAGGGTGCACTGCTGCCTGTACTTCATCTCACCCTTTGGCCACGG GCTCCGGCCATTGGATGTTGAATTCATGAAGGCCCTGCATCAGCGGGTCAACATCGTGCCTATCCTGGCTAAGGCAGACACACTGACACCTCCAGAAGTGGACCGAAAGAAACGCAAA ATCCGGGAGGAGATTGAGCATTTTGGAATCAAGATCTATCAGTTCCCAGACTGTGACTCTGATGAAGATGAGGACTTCAAATTGCAGGACCAAGCCCTAAAG GAAAGCATCCCATTTGCAGTAATCGGCAGCAACACTGTAGTAGAGGCCAGAGGGCGGCGAGTTCGGGGTCGACTCTACCCCTGGGGCATCGTGGAAG TGGAAAACCCAGGGCACTGCGACTTTGTGAAGCTGAGGACAATGCTGGTACGTACCCACATGCAGGACCTGAAGGATGTGACGCGGGAGACACATTATGAGAACTACCGGGCACAGTGCATCCAGAGCATGACCCGCCTGGTAGTAAAGGAACGCAATCGCAA CAAACTGACTCGAGAGAGTGGTACCGACTTCCCCATCCCTGCTGTCCC
- the SEPTIN4 gene encoding septin-4 isoform X4 — protein MIKRFLEDTTDDGELSKFVKDFSGNESCHPPEAKTWASRPQVPEPRPQAPDLYDDDLEFRPPSWPQSADNQQYFCAPAPLSPSARPRSPWGKLDPYDSSEDDKEYVGFATLPNQVHRKSVKKGFDFTLMVAGESGLGKSTLVNSLFLTDLYRDRKLLGAEERIMQTVEITKHAVDIEEKGVRLRLTIVDTPGFGDAVNNTECWKPVAEYIDQQFEQYFRDESGLNRKNIQDNRVHCCLYFISPFGHGLRPLDVEFMKALHQRVNIVPILAKADTLTPPEVDRKKRKIREEIEHFGIKIYQFPDCDSDEDEDFKLQDQALKESIPFAVIGSNTVVEARGRRVRGRLYPWGIVEVENPGHCDFVKLRTMLVRTHMQDLKDVTRETHYENYRAQCIQSMTRLVVKERNRNKLTRESGTDFPIPAVPPGTDPETEKLIREKDEELRRMQEMLHKIQKQMKETY, from the exons ATG ATCAAGCGTTTCCTGGAGGACACCACGGATGATGGAGAACTGAGCAAGTTCGTGAAGGATTTCTCAGGAAATGAGAGCTGCCACCCACCAGAGGCTAAGACCTGGGCATCCAGGCCCCAAGTCCCGGAGCCAAGGCCCCAGGCCCCAGACCTCTATGATGATGACCTGGAGTTCAGACCCCCTTCGTGGCCCCAGTCCGCTGACAACCAGCAGTACTTCTGTGCCCCAGCCCCTCTCAGCCCATCCGCCAGGCCCCGCAGCCCATGGGGCAAGCTTGATCCCTATGATTCCTCTGAG GATGACAAGGAGTATGTGGGCTTTGCAACCCTCCCCAACCAAGTCCACCGAAAGTCCGTGAAGAAAGGCTTTGACTTTACCCTCATGGTGGCAG GAGAGTCTGGCCTGGGCAAATCCACACTTGTCAATAGCCTCTTCCTCACTGATCTGTACCGGGACCGGAAACTCCTTGGTGCTGAAG AGCGGATCATGCAAACCGTGGAGATCACTAAGCATGCAGTGGACATAGAAGAGAAGGGTGTGAGGCTGCGGCTCACCATTGTGGACACACCAGGTTTTGGGGATGCAGTCAACAACACAGAATG CTGGAAGCCTGTGGCAGAATACATTGATCAGCAGTTTGAGCAGTATTTCCGAGATGAGAGTGGCCTGAACCGAAAGAACATCCAAGACAACAGGGTGCACTGCTGCCTGTACTTCATCTCACCCTTTGGCCACGG GCTCCGGCCATTGGATGTTGAATTCATGAAGGCCCTGCATCAGCGGGTCAACATCGTGCCTATCCTGGCTAAGGCAGACACACTGACACCTCCAGAAGTGGACCGAAAGAAACGCAAA ATCCGGGAGGAGATTGAGCATTTTGGAATCAAGATCTATCAGTTCCCAGACTGTGACTCTGATGAAGATGAGGACTTCAAATTGCAGGACCAAGCCCTAAAG GAAAGCATCCCATTTGCAGTAATCGGCAGCAACACTGTAGTAGAGGCCAGAGGGCGGCGAGTTCGGGGTCGACTCTACCCCTGGGGCATCGTGGAAG TGGAAAACCCAGGGCACTGCGACTTTGTGAAGCTGAGGACAATGCTGGTACGTACCCACATGCAGGACCTGAAGGATGTGACGCGGGAGACACATTATGAGAACTACCGGGCACAGTGCATCCAGAGCATGACCCGCCTGGTAGTAAAGGAACGCAATCGCAA CAAACTGACTCGAGAGAGTGGTACCGACTTCCCCATCCCTGCTGTCCC
- the SEPTIN4 gene encoding septin-4 isoform X2 produces MDRSLGWQGNSVPEDRTEAGIKRFLEDTTDDGELSKFVKDFSGNESCHPPEAKTWASRPQVPEPRPQAPDLYDDDLEFRPPSWPQSADNQQYFCAPAPLSPSARPRSPWGKLDPYDSSEDDKEYVGFATLPNQVHRKSVKKGFDFTLMVAGESGLGKSTLVNSLFLTDLYRDRKLLGAEERIMQTVEITKHAVDIEEKGVRLRLTIVDTPGFGDAVNNTECWKPVAEYIDQQFEQYFRDESGLNRKNIQDNRVHCCLYFISPFGHGLRPLDVEFMKALHQRVNIVPILAKADTLTPPEVDRKKRKIREEIEHFGIKIYQFPDCDSDEDEDFKLQDQALKESIPFAVIGSNTVVEARGRRVRGRLYPWGIVEVENPGHCDFVKLRTMLVRTHMQDLKDVTRETHYENYRAQCIQSMTRLVVKERNRNKLTRESGTDFPIPAVPPGTDPETEKLIREKDEELRRMQEMLHKIQKQMKETY; encoded by the exons ATGGACCGTTCACTGGGATGGCAAGGGAATTCTGTCCCTGAGGACAGGACTGAAGCTGGG ATCAAGCGTTTCCTGGAGGACACCACGGATGATGGAGAACTGAGCAAGTTCGTGAAGGATTTCTCAGGAAATGAGAGCTGCCACCCACCAGAGGCTAAGACCTGGGCATCCAGGCCCCAAGTCCCGGAGCCAAGGCCCCAGGCCCCAGACCTCTATGATGATGACCTGGAGTTCAGACCCCCTTCGTGGCCCCAGTCCGCTGACAACCAGCAGTACTTCTGTGCCCCAGCCCCTCTCAGCCCATCCGCCAGGCCCCGCAGCCCATGGGGCAAGCTTGATCCCTATGATTCCTCTGAG GATGACAAGGAGTATGTGGGCTTTGCAACCCTCCCCAACCAAGTCCACCGAAAGTCCGTGAAGAAAGGCTTTGACTTTACCCTCATGGTGGCAG GAGAGTCTGGCCTGGGCAAATCCACACTTGTCAATAGCCTCTTCCTCACTGATCTGTACCGGGACCGGAAACTCCTTGGTGCTGAAG AGCGGATCATGCAAACCGTGGAGATCACTAAGCATGCAGTGGACATAGAAGAGAAGGGTGTGAGGCTGCGGCTCACCATTGTGGACACACCAGGTTTTGGGGATGCAGTCAACAACACAGAATG CTGGAAGCCTGTGGCAGAATACATTGATCAGCAGTTTGAGCAGTATTTCCGAGATGAGAGTGGCCTGAACCGAAAGAACATCCAAGACAACAGGGTGCACTGCTGCCTGTACTTCATCTCACCCTTTGGCCACGG GCTCCGGCCATTGGATGTTGAATTCATGAAGGCCCTGCATCAGCGGGTCAACATCGTGCCTATCCTGGCTAAGGCAGACACACTGACACCTCCAGAAGTGGACCGAAAGAAACGCAAA ATCCGGGAGGAGATTGAGCATTTTGGAATCAAGATCTATCAGTTCCCAGACTGTGACTCTGATGAAGATGAGGACTTCAAATTGCAGGACCAAGCCCTAAAG GAAAGCATCCCATTTGCAGTAATCGGCAGCAACACTGTAGTAGAGGCCAGAGGGCGGCGAGTTCGGGGTCGACTCTACCCCTGGGGCATCGTGGAAG TGGAAAACCCAGGGCACTGCGACTTTGTGAAGCTGAGGACAATGCTGGTACGTACCCACATGCAGGACCTGAAGGATGTGACGCGGGAGACACATTATGAGAACTACCGGGCACAGTGCATCCAGAGCATGACCCGCCTGGTAGTAAAGGAACGCAATCGCAA CAAACTGACTCGAGAGAGTGGTACCGACTTCCCCATCCCTGCTGTCCC
- the SEPTIN4 gene encoding septin-4 isoform X5, with product MDRSLGWQGNSVPEDRTEAGDDKEYVGFATLPNQVHRKSVKKGFDFTLMVAGESGLGKSTLVNSLFLTDLYRDRKLLGAEERIMQTVEITKHAVDIEEKGVRLRLTIVDTPGFGDAVNNTECWKPVAEYIDQQFEQYFRDESGLNRKNIQDNRVHCCLYFISPFGHGLRPLDVEFMKALHQRVNIVPILAKADTLTPPEVDRKKRKIREEIEHFGIKIYQFPDCDSDEDEDFKLQDQALKESIPFAVIGSNTVVEARGRRVRGRLYPWGIVEVENPGHCDFVKLRTMLVRTHMQDLKDVTRETHYENYRAQCIQSMTRLVVKERNRNKLTRESGTDFPIPAVPPGTDPETEKLIREKDEELRRMQEMLHKIQKQMKETY from the exons ATGGACCGTTCACTGGGATGGCAAGGGAATTCTGTCCCTGAGGACAGGACTGAAGCTGGG GATGACAAGGAGTATGTGGGCTTTGCAACCCTCCCCAACCAAGTCCACCGAAAGTCCGTGAAGAAAGGCTTTGACTTTACCCTCATGGTGGCAG GAGAGTCTGGCCTGGGCAAATCCACACTTGTCAATAGCCTCTTCCTCACTGATCTGTACCGGGACCGGAAACTCCTTGGTGCTGAAG AGCGGATCATGCAAACCGTGGAGATCACTAAGCATGCAGTGGACATAGAAGAGAAGGGTGTGAGGCTGCGGCTCACCATTGTGGACACACCAGGTTTTGGGGATGCAGTCAACAACACAGAATG CTGGAAGCCTGTGGCAGAATACATTGATCAGCAGTTTGAGCAGTATTTCCGAGATGAGAGTGGCCTGAACCGAAAGAACATCCAAGACAACAGGGTGCACTGCTGCCTGTACTTCATCTCACCCTTTGGCCACGG GCTCCGGCCATTGGATGTTGAATTCATGAAGGCCCTGCATCAGCGGGTCAACATCGTGCCTATCCTGGCTAAGGCAGACACACTGACACCTCCAGAAGTGGACCGAAAGAAACGCAAA ATCCGGGAGGAGATTGAGCATTTTGGAATCAAGATCTATCAGTTCCCAGACTGTGACTCTGATGAAGATGAGGACTTCAAATTGCAGGACCAAGCCCTAAAG GAAAGCATCCCATTTGCAGTAATCGGCAGCAACACTGTAGTAGAGGCCAGAGGGCGGCGAGTTCGGGGTCGACTCTACCCCTGGGGCATCGTGGAAG TGGAAAACCCAGGGCACTGCGACTTTGTGAAGCTGAGGACAATGCTGGTACGTACCCACATGCAGGACCTGAAGGATGTGACGCGGGAGACACATTATGAGAACTACCGGGCACAGTGCATCCAGAGCATGACCCGCCTGGTAGTAAAGGAACGCAATCGCAA CAAACTGACTCGAGAGAGTGGTACCGACTTCCCCATCCCTGCTGTCCC